The following coding sequences are from one Primulina eburnea isolate SZY01 chromosome 15, ASM2296580v1, whole genome shotgun sequence window:
- the LOC140814116 gene encoding NAC domain-containing protein 92-like isoform X2, with translation MEGGEAKLDKLPPGFRFHPTDEELITYYLINKISDANFTERAIGDVDLNKCEPWDLPAKAKMGEKEWYFFSLRDRKYPTGVRTNRATNTGYWKTTGKDKEIYNSSTAEQVGMKKTLVFYKGRAPRGEKSNWVMHEYRIHSKSAYRTSKDEWVVCRVFQKSIGGKKYPSNQPRGVNPFTYNLDQIPQNPNIIHHPQIMHHENFQFPSRNYMTPAELQEVLMRASGVGGSGSGPSNNMINMPIITPQMNYGGGGGCFTISGLNLNLGGGPASAQPPLRPMPQPMLPGMNNQDLGSSMMNEGYGGENRYMGMENCGDLENYWSGY, from the exons ATGGAAGGAGGAGAAGCTAAACTGGATAAGCTGCCCCCAGGGTTTCGATTTCATCCGACCGATGAAGAGCTAATCACGTATTATCTGATTAACAAAATTTCAGATGCAAATTTCACAGAAAGAGCTATTGGAGACGTCGATCTTAACAAGTGCGAGCCATGGGACCTTCCAG CTAAGGCGAAAATGGGAGAAAAAGAGTGGTATTTCTTTAGCCTCAGGGACAGGAAATACCCAACGGGGGTGAGGACGAATCGAGCCACAAACACCGGATATTGGAAAACTACAGGAAAAGATAAAGAGATATACAACAGCAGCACCGCCGAGCAAGTTGGGATGAAGAAAACATTGGTGTTTTACAAAGGAAGAGCTCCCAGAGGAGAAAAATCCAATTGGGTTATGCACGAATATCGCATTCATTCTAAATCTGCCTATAGAACCAGCAAG GATGAATGGGTGGTTTGCAGAGTGTTTCAAAAGAGTATAGGTGGGAAAAAGTACCCTTCAAACCAGCCAAGGGGGGTCAACCCTTTCACCTACAATCTTGATCAAATACCTCAAAATCCCAATATTATTCACCACCCACAGATCATGCACCATGAAAACTTCCAGTTCCCCTCAAGAAACTACATGACTCCGGCAGAACTACAAGAAGTTCTCATGCGGGCAAGCGGTGTCGGTGGCAGTGGCTCTGGCCCAAGTAACAACATGATCAACATGCCAATAATCACGCCACAGATGAATTATGGCGGCGGCGGCGGTTGTTTCACTATATCAGGCCTGAACTTGAATCTTGGTGGGGGACCTGCCTCGGCACAGCCACCGTTGAGGCCAATGCCGCAACCTATGCTGCCGGGGATGAATAATCAGGATTTGGGTTCATCAATGATGAATGAGGGATATGGAGGAGAAAACAGATATATGGGTATGGAGAATTGTGGTGATTTAGAGAACTACTGGTCTGGTTACTGA
- the LOC140814239 gene encoding serine/threonine-protein phosphatase 7 long form homolog, which yields MAENTDNVLYLRGRHISNSINAENMDALIPPRRSDKCLWRLLNAGIHLRVRLCLARMDFYGVIQCGPIKYYDNHFLTAIVERWRRETHTFHLTVGEATITLQDVALIWGLNIDGIPITGVDTAYNKHTLQQRCATWLGFSPTSSQIKGAHLYLTSSLDHCLNNMINDQSTEEDVAQYSRCVALMIIGGCMFPDSEGAAVKLMYLQFLEDIELVNTYSWGSAVLAYLYRELCDTSMRLKVDLCGPVQILPSSTGIYLEEQAADVLQGLPFPPYGARWRRGFSWTHTAHHSVRIMRDMLDMMVEGQFLWTVYDMESPSVGTILDGDRNHLCRSACALINFHIVEMHRPERCLRQFGMRQGIPPPATNFDNFHKLTRQGRNNFDWATYHIDFVQMWNDRYNFVIGGNYVIPGTPAITVEYVGWYHRISQIVLSPPVVHSNIMGYHPVDAN from the exons ATGGCTGAAAATACGGATAATGTGTTGTATTTGCGGGGTAGACACATATCAAATAGTATCAACGCTGAGAACATGGATGCACTAATTCCGCCACGCCGATCTGACAAATGTCTTTGGAGATTGCTTAATGCTGGGATTCACCTCCGTGTCCGACTATGTCTTGCACGCATGGACTTCTATGGTGTCATTCAGTGTGGTCCTATTAAATATTATGATAATCATTTTCTTACGGCCATTGTTGAGAGATGGCGTCGTGAGACGCACACATTTCACCTTACCGTGGGCGAGGCAACAATCACCTTGCAGGACGTTGCCCTTATTTGGGGGTTGAATATTGATGGCATTCCCATCACTGGTGTAGATACCGCGTACAACAAACATACTTTACAACAGCGCTGCGCTACTTGGTTGGGTTTTTCGCCCACATCTTCTCAGATTAAAggtgcacatctttatctgacCTCTTCGCTAGACCATTGCCTAAATAATATGATTAATGATCAAAGCACTGAAGAGGACGTGGCACAATATTCTCGTTGTGTTGCATTAATGATCATTGGTGGATGTATGTTTCCGGACTCGGAAGGTGCTGCTGTGAAACTTATGTATTTGCAGTTCCTTGAGGACATAGAATTAGTGAATACGTATAGCTGGGGTTCTGCTGTGTTAGCATATCTTTATAGAGAGTTGTGCGACACGTCAATGAGATTAAAGGTCGATTTATGTGGCCCAGTTCAGATATTGCCG AGCTCAACAGGTATCTATTTAGAAGAGCAGGCTGCGGATGTGCTTCAGGGTCTACCATTCCCACCATACGGCGCACG GTGGAGACGCGGATTTTCTTGGACACACACGGCCCATCATTCGGTCCGTATAATGAGAGATATGCTTGATATGATGGTAGAAGGGCAG TTTCTATGGACAGTTTATGATATGGAGTCCCCGTCGGTCGGTACAATTCTTGATGGAGATAGAAATCATCTATGTCGGTCGGCATGCGCATTGATTAATTTTCATATAGTTGAGATGCATAGACCAGAGCGGTGTCTCCGACAGTTTGGAATGCGTCAGGGTATTCCGCCACCTGCTACTAACTTCGACAATTTCCATAAACTGACTCGACAAGGCCGAAACAACTTTGATTGGGCTACATATCACATAGATTTTGTACAAATGTGGAATGACAGATATAATTTTGTGATTGGTGGGAATTATGTCATACCTGGTACACCCGCCATCACAGTGGAATATGTTGGTTGGTATCATCGCATTTCACAGATAGTGCTCTCGCCGCCAGTGGTACATTCGAACATCATGGGCTACCATCCTGTTGATGCAAACTAA
- the LOC140814116 gene encoding NAC domain-containing protein 92-like isoform X1, with the protein MEGGEAKLDKLPPGFRFHPTDEELITYYLINKISDANFTERAIGDVDLNKCEPWDLPAKAKMGEKEWYFFSLRDRKYPTGVRTNRATNTGYWKTTGKDKEIYNSSTAEQVGMKKTLVFYKGRAPRGEKSNWVMHEYRIHSKSAYRTSKQDEWVVCRVFQKSIGGKKYPSNQPRGVNPFTYNLDQIPQNPNIIHHPQIMHHENFQFPSRNYMTPAELQEVLMRASGVGGSGSGPSNNMINMPIITPQMNYGGGGGCFTISGLNLNLGGGPASAQPPLRPMPQPMLPGMNNQDLGSSMMNEGYGGENRYMGMENCGDLENYWSGY; encoded by the exons ATGGAAGGAGGAGAAGCTAAACTGGATAAGCTGCCCCCAGGGTTTCGATTTCATCCGACCGATGAAGAGCTAATCACGTATTATCTGATTAACAAAATTTCAGATGCAAATTTCACAGAAAGAGCTATTGGAGACGTCGATCTTAACAAGTGCGAGCCATGGGACCTTCCAG CTAAGGCGAAAATGGGAGAAAAAGAGTGGTATTTCTTTAGCCTCAGGGACAGGAAATACCCAACGGGGGTGAGGACGAATCGAGCCACAAACACCGGATATTGGAAAACTACAGGAAAAGATAAAGAGATATACAACAGCAGCACCGCCGAGCAAGTTGGGATGAAGAAAACATTGGTGTTTTACAAAGGAAGAGCTCCCAGAGGAGAAAAATCCAATTGGGTTATGCACGAATATCGCATTCATTCTAAATCTGCCTATAGAACCAGCAAG CAGGATGAATGGGTGGTTTGCAGAGTGTTTCAAAAGAGTATAGGTGGGAAAAAGTACCCTTCAAACCAGCCAAGGGGGGTCAACCCTTTCACCTACAATCTTGATCAAATACCTCAAAATCCCAATATTATTCACCACCCACAGATCATGCACCATGAAAACTTCCAGTTCCCCTCAAGAAACTACATGACTCCGGCAGAACTACAAGAAGTTCTCATGCGGGCAAGCGGTGTCGGTGGCAGTGGCTCTGGCCCAAGTAACAACATGATCAACATGCCAATAATCACGCCACAGATGAATTATGGCGGCGGCGGCGGTTGTTTCACTATATCAGGCCTGAACTTGAATCTTGGTGGGGGACCTGCCTCGGCACAGCCACCGTTGAGGCCAATGCCGCAACCTATGCTGCCGGGGATGAATAATCAGGATTTGGGTTCATCAATGATGAATGAGGGATATGGAGGAGAAAACAGATATATGGGTATGGAGAATTGTGGTGATTTAGAGAACTACTGGTCTGGTTACTGA